One window of the Clostridium sp. MB40-C1 genome contains the following:
- a CDS encoding EAL domain-containing protein gives MEKSSLFIKNIPGLVFIKDRKLKTVFFSKKYEKILNKPLHEILGKSNDEIWSKDTANHITQSDLEAFELNKGQYILTEETMKIDGKDNTYMIVKFPILDEKNEISLIGGFSVNVTTLKEKEKRLKEEYIELSAVYEELTATEEELRIQYNELHEKEELLRKSEERYQLALLAAKDGIYDFDIQNNKMFYSNSWKNMLGYQDDDIEDSYDVWESLIHPLDKQRVVEEMNKYLNKEIDSYNIEYRFKNKEGSYIWVQDRATAVWDSEGNPSRVTGAHINIDERIRKEQIIFNMAYYDGLTGLPNRRFFKEKLKEILKENNKGIVLFLDLDNFKNINDTLGHDVGDELLKVIASKLKEVLGQNDILSRFGGDEFLILQPNIDKREKAIKSVNKILDIFKDLWQVREHKIYITASIGITQYPDDGSDLNIILRNVDTAAYDAKSSGKNRYEFFEKSMYDEMLRKTKIEKALREAIDNNELELYYQPQVEVKTGKIVSLEALIRWKHPEMGLVSPMEFIPIAEETGFIVDIGEWVLRTACKQNKEWKDKGYKYDTVAVNVSSIQLRQRGFVDLVKNILEETKLEPQFLELEITESVLMESLQKSIKILDELRKIGVKTALDDFGTGYSSLNYLMKIPIDTVKIDKTFIDNICVNYTQKSVIEGIILIAHEMKLDVVAEGVEVEDQLKILANKKCDKIQGYFFSKPYEATNVEKNLKKGFFTVSV, from the coding sequence ATGGAAAAGAGCTCACTATTTATTAAAAATATACCTGGATTGGTTTTTATTAAAGACAGAAAATTGAAGACAGTTTTCTTTAGTAAGAAATATGAGAAGATATTAAATAAGCCATTGCATGAAATTTTAGGGAAAAGTAATGATGAAATATGGTCAAAGGACACAGCAAATCATATAACACAAAGTGATTTAGAAGCATTTGAATTAAATAAAGGACAGTACATATTAACAGAAGAGACTATGAAAATAGATGGTAAAGATAATACTTATATGATTGTAAAATTTCCTATTCTAGATGAAAAAAATGAAATTTCTTTAATAGGTGGATTTAGTGTAAATGTTACAACATTAAAAGAAAAAGAAAAAAGGCTAAAAGAAGAGTATATTGAGCTTTCAGCTGTATATGAAGAATTAACAGCAACAGAGGAAGAACTTAGAATTCAGTATAATGAGCTACATGAAAAGGAAGAACTTCTTAGAAAAAGTGAAGAAAGATATCAGTTAGCATTATTAGCAGCGAAGGATGGAATATATGATTTTGACATACAAAACAATAAGATGTTTTATTCAAATAGTTGGAAGAATATGCTAGGATATCAAGATGATGATATAGAAGATTCATATGATGTATGGGAAAGTCTGATACATCCATTAGATAAACAAAGGGTTGTAGAAGAAATGAACAAGTATCTTAATAAGGAAATAGATAGTTATAACATAGAGTATAGATTTAAAAATAAAGAAGGATCATATATTTGGGTACAAGATAGAGCCACTGCTGTTTGGGATAGTGAAGGTAATCCTTCTCGTGTAACGGGAGCACATATTAATATAGACGAGAGAATAAGAAAAGAACAAATTATTTTTAATATGGCTTATTATGACGGCTTAACAGGATTGCCTAACAGGAGATTTTTCAAAGAAAAATTAAAGGAAATTTTAAAAGAAAATAATAAAGGAATAGTTCTATTTTTGGATTTAGATAATTTTAAAAATATTAATGATACCTTAGGACATGATGTAGGAGATGAATTATTAAAGGTTATAGCTTCTAAACTAAAGGAAGTTTTAGGACAAAATGATATTTTGTCGAGATTTGGTGGAGATGAATTTTTAATACTTCAACCTAATATTGATAAAAGGGAAAAAGCTATAAAAAGTGTTAATAAGATATTAGATATATTTAAAGATTTATGGCAAGTAAGAGAGCATAAAATTTACATAACTGCAAGTATAGGAATAACTCAGTATCCTGATGATGGTTCCGATTTAAATATAATATTGAGAAATGTAGATACAGCTGCATATGATGCAAAATCTTCTGGAAAAAACAGATATGAGTTTTTTGAAAAATCTATGTATGATGAAATGCTTAGAAAAACTAAAATAGAAAAAGCATTAAGAGAAGCTATAGATAATAACGAATTAGAATTATATTATCAACCTCAAGTTGAAGTTAAAACTGGAAAAATTGTTAGTCTTGAAGCACTTATAAGATGGAAGCATCCTGAAATGGGATTAGTTTCGCCAATGGAATTTATACCTATAGCAGAAGAAACAGGATTTATTGTTGATATAGGAGAATGGGTACTTAGAACTGCATGTAAGCAAAATAAAGAATGGAAAGATAAAGGGTATAAATATGATACTGTAGCAGTTAATGTATCTTCAATACAATTAAGGCAAAGAGGATTTGTGGATTTAGTTAAAAATATTTTAGAAGAAACTAAATTAGAACCTCAGTTCCTAGAATTAGAAATAACAGAAAGTGTTCTTATGGAGTCGTTGCAAAAGAGTATAAAAATTCTTGATGAATTAAGAAAAATTGGAGTAAAAACTGCTTTAGATGATTTTGGAACAGGATATTCTTCATTAAATTACTTAATGAAGATACCAATTGATACTGTTAAGATAGATAAGACTTTTATAGATAACATTTGTGTAAATTATACTCAAAAGTCTGTAATAGAAGGCATTATTTTAATTGCTCATGAAATGAAATTAGATGTTGTTGCTGAAGGTGTTGAAGTTGAAGATCAGCTAAAAATATTAGCCAATAAAAAGTGTGACAAGATACAGGGATATTTTTTTAGCAAACCATATGAAGCAACTAATGTAGAAAAAAATTTAAAAAAAGGTTTTTTTACAGTAAGTGTTTAG
- a CDS encoding helix-turn-helix domain-containing protein, with protein MSKVKDKTYLCGMELTMDVIGGKWKSVILWHLRNKTLRFSQLKRRLHGITQKMLTQQLRELEEDGLINRKVFPQVPPKVEYSLTEYGQSIVPVLYSIYQWGINYSKHFNLDLDIPEDIIQKIMTREV; from the coding sequence ATGTCAAAAGTTAAAGATAAAACTTACTTATGTGGTATGGAGCTCACAATGGATGTTATTGGTGGGAAATGGAAAAGTGTTATACTATGGCACTTACGAAATAAAACTCTTAGATTTAGTCAATTAAAAAGAAGACTTCATGGTATAACTCAGAAAATGTTAACTCAACAACTTAGAGAATTAGAAGAAGATGGTCTTATAAATAGAAAAGTATTTCCTCAAGTTCCTCCCAAGGTAGAGTATAGTCTTACTGAATATGGACAAAGTATCGTACCTGTTCTTTATAGCATTTATCAGTGGGGAATTAACTACTCAAAACATTTTAATCTAGATTTGGACATCCCTGAAGACATTATTCAGAAAATAATGACTCGTGAAGTATAA
- a CDS encoding zinc-ribbon domain-containing protein, which produces MADKVIVCKDCGNEFVFSEGEQAFYKEKGFENDPVRCPECRKKKKMQKRNSGPRR; this is translated from the coding sequence ATGGCAGACAAAGTAATTGTATGTAAAGATTGTGGAAATGAGTTTGTATTTTCAGAAGGAGAACAGGCTTTTTACAAAGAAAAAGGGTTTGAAAATGATCCTGTAAGATGCCCAGAGTGCAGAAAAAAGAAGAAGATGCAGAAGAGAAATTCTGGACCTAGAAGATAA
- the ymfI gene encoding elongation factor P 5-aminopentanone reductase, with protein sequence MDFHGKVVLVTGGSRGIGKSIAFEFARCNASVIINYRNNDMEAEKTIEDIKELGGYCEAIKGDVKDYSFAKKMTQSIIDKYGKIDVLINNAGISKVGLFMDMTEKDFDDIVGVNLKGVFNTCSNVVKHMIERKKGSIVNISSIWGGVGASCEVLYSASKGGVNSFTKALGKELAPSGIRVNGIQPGVIDTDMNKWMSQEDRKALTDEIPISRFGEGEDIAKLAIFLASDESKYITSQIITVDGGYI encoded by the coding sequence ATGGATTTTCATGGAAAAGTAGTTCTTGTAACTGGTGGAAGCAGAGGAATAGGAAAAAGTATAGCATTCGAATTTGCAAGGTGCAATGCTTCTGTAATAATTAACTATAGAAATAATGATATGGAAGCTGAAAAGACTATAGAGGACATAAAAGAATTAGGTGGTTATTGTGAGGCTATAAAAGGTGACGTTAAGGATTATAGTTTTGCAAAAAAAATGACACAATCCATAATAGACAAATATGGTAAAATAGATGTATTAATAAACAATGCAGGAATATCTAAAGTTGGTCTTTTTATGGATATGACAGAAAAAGATTTTGATGATATTGTAGGTGTAAATTTGAAAGGCGTTTTTAATACTTGTAGCAATGTTGTAAAACATATGATAGAAAGGAAAAAAGGTAGTATAGTTAATATTTCTTCCATATGGGGTGGGGTTGGTGCCTCTTGTGAGGTTTTATATTCTGCTTCCAAAGGTGGAGTGAATTCTTTTACAAAAGCATTAGGAAAAGAACTTGCGCCTTCAGGTATAAGAGTTAATGGAATACAGCCTGGAGTTATAGATACGGATATGAATAAATGGATGTCACAAGAAGATAGAAAAGCTTTGACTGACGAGATACCTATATCAAGATTTGGTGAAGGGGAAGATATAGCTAAATTAGCGATATTTCTAGCTAGTGATGAATCTAAATATATTACTTCACAAATTATAACTGTAGATGGAGGATATATTTAA
- a CDS encoding DUF2325 domain-containing protein: MSVLVVGGDKLGNIKENLRLQGFEQINHLSGRKKSQKSIKVPENTDLVLILTDFVNHQITKALKKQIKCDSTKVLFAKRSWIHIEKSLNEFLNEC, from the coding sequence GTGAGTGTTTTAGTTGTAGGTGGAGATAAATTAGGTAATATAAAAGAAAATTTAAGGTTACAAGGGTTTGAGCAAATAAATCATTTGTCAGGGAGAAAGAAAAGTCAAAAATCTATTAAGGTTCCTGAAAATACAGATTTAGTTTTGATTTTGACTGACTTTGTAAATCATCAAATTACTAAAGCTTTAAAGAAACAAATTAAGTGTGATAGTACAAAAGTTTTATTTGCCAAAAGATCTTGGATTCACATAGAAAAGTCATTAAATGAGTTTTTAAATGAGTGCTAA
- the feoB gene encoding ferrous iron transport protein B — translation MSTIALVGNPNCGKTTLFNALTGSRQHVGNWPGVTVEKKVGKLKYKGKEEEIVDLPGTYSLGAYSEDEVVARNFIIKDNPDVVINVVDATNIERNLYLTTQLLEMNANVVVALNMVDEAKSRKIEIDIDKLSAELGVPVIATVATKKQGIEELVSKVLEYGKKGKNAKVEIAYGSEIEKEISGLKASLEESAAAIEYPAQWTAIKLLENDSYMLSNIKEKGNIQKVLDKLSHSVKTLTESLGYEPEMAIVDKRYEFIGRVVQKSIKRSEKYEETLSDKIDRVVTNKFLGIPIFAFIMFCLYQATFVVGQFFADTLEAWFGVLGEKAGEAMANSGASEMLTSFVTDGLINGVGSVVVFLPIIMVMYLLIGVLEDSGYMARAAYVMDRLMRALGLHGKTFVSMIIGGGCNVPGIMATRTLESKKDRMIAILINPFVSCGARLPIYLVFIGAFFSAKGGLVLISLYVIGIIVALIAGKVLSKTLFKGESSYFIMELPPYRVPSVKNVLMLMWEKAGAFLKKAGTIIFAVVTLLWFLSVIPFGVEQYSEASVLGKIGGVIAPIFKPAGFGTWQAGVALFAGIIAKESVVATLGMVYAGVEEGAALTAAIQGAFTPLTAMAFMIMTLLYTPCAAALGAIRRETNSHKWAIFSAVYTFIIGWVAAVLVYQVGRLIGFQ, via the coding sequence ATGAGTACAATAGCTTTGGTGGGTAATCCTAACTGTGGTAAAACTACATTGTTTAATGCTTTAACAGGTTCAAGGCAACATGTAGGTAACTGGCCAGGGGTTACAGTAGAAAAAAAAGTAGGAAAATTAAAATATAAAGGTAAGGAAGAAGAAATAGTAGACCTTCCAGGAACATATAGCTTAGGAGCATATTCTGAAGATGAGGTTGTTGCAAGAAATTTCATTATAAAGGATAATCCAGATGTAGTTATTAATGTAGTTGATGCTACTAATATTGAGAGAAACTTATATTTAACTACACAGCTTCTTGAAATGAATGCAAATGTAGTTGTAGCTTTAAATATGGTAGATGAAGCCAAAAGTAGAAAAATAGAAATAGATATTGACAAATTATCAGCTGAATTAGGGGTACCTGTTATAGCTACTGTTGCTACTAAAAAACAAGGAATAGAAGAGCTAGTTTCTAAAGTGTTAGAATATGGGAAAAAAGGAAAAAATGCAAAAGTAGAAATTGCTTATGGTTCAGAAATTGAAAAAGAAATTTCGGGTTTAAAAGCATCTCTTGAAGAAAGTGCTGCAGCAATAGAATATCCAGCACAATGGACAGCTATTAAGTTATTAGAAAATGATAGTTATATGTTAAGCAATATAAAAGAAAAAGGAAATATTCAAAAGGTATTAGATAAACTGTCACATAGTGTTAAAACATTAACGGAATCATTAGGGTATGAACCTGAAATGGCAATTGTAGATAAAAGATATGAATTTATAGGGAGAGTAGTACAAAAATCTATAAAGAGATCAGAAAAATATGAAGAAACATTGTCAGATAAGATAGATAGAGTTGTTACTAATAAATTTTTAGGAATTCCAATATTTGCTTTTATAATGTTTTGTTTATATCAAGCAACATTTGTTGTTGGACAATTTTTTGCGGACACATTAGAAGCATGGTTTGGTGTTTTAGGAGAAAAGGCTGGAGAAGCTATGGCGAATTCAGGAGCTTCAGAAATGTTAACTTCTTTTGTTACAGATGGACTTATAAATGGAGTAGGATCGGTAGTAGTATTCCTTCCAATAATAATGGTTATGTACTTATTAATTGGTGTTCTAGAGGATAGTGGATATATGGCTAGAGCAGCATATGTTATGGACAGGTTAATGAGAGCATTAGGACTTCATGGAAAAACCTTCGTATCTATGATAATTGGAGGTGGATGCAACGTTCCAGGAATAATGGCTACAAGAACATTGGAAAGTAAAAAAGATAGAATGATAGCTATACTTATAAATCCTTTTGTTTCATGTGGAGCTAGACTACCAATATATTTAGTATTTATCGGTGCATTTTTCTCTGCTAAGGGAGGACTCGTATTAATATCACTGTATGTAATAGGAATAATAGTAGCATTAATTGCTGGTAAAGTATTAAGTAAAACTTTGTTTAAAGGAGAATCTTCTTATTTCATCATGGAATTACCTCCTTATCGTGTCCCTTCAGTTAAAAATGTTTTAATGCTTATGTGGGAAAAAGCAGGAGCATTCTTAAAAAAAGCAGGAACAATTATATTTGCTGTAGTAACATTACTTTGGTTTTTATCTGTTATACCTTTTGGAGTTGAACAATACAGTGAAGCATCAGTTTTAGGTAAAATAGGAGGAGTAATAGCACCTATATTTAAACCAGCTGGTTTTGGAACATGGCAAGCAGGCGTTGCTTTATTTGCTGGTATAATAGCTAAAGAATCTGTTGTTGCTACTTTAGGTATGGTTTATGCAGGAGTTGAGGAAGGGGCTGCACTTACAGCAGCGATACAAGGAGCATTTACTCCTCTTACAGCTATGGCATTTATGATAATGACTTTACTTTATACACCTTGCGCAGCTGCTTTAGGTGCCATAAGAAGAGAAACAAATTCACATAAATGGGCTATATTTTCAGCCGTTTATACATTTATAATAGGATGGGTAGCGGCAGTACTTGTATATCAAGTTGGAAGACTAATAGGATTTCAATAA
- a CDS encoding FeoA family protein, translated as MEKMPLSFANIGSKVIIDNIAGGEDFSKKMVEMGFNKGTEIRIISNNNGPIIVRLGESRIALGRGMAQKIMVQAC; from the coding sequence ATGGAGAAAATGCCTTTGAGTTTTGCTAATATTGGCTCTAAAGTTATAATAGACAATATAGCTGGAGGAGAAGATTTTTCTAAAAAAATGGTAGAGATGGGTTTTAATAAAGGTACAGAAATTAGAATTATAAGCAATAATAATGGGCCAATTATAGTTAGATTAGGAGAAAGTCGTATAGCTCTTGGAAGAGGAATGGCACAAAAAATTATGGTTCAAGCTTGTTGA
- a CDS encoding ferrous iron transport protein A has protein sequence MARGLNEVSVGVKTKVTSISRESNVRRRLMDMGIVPGIQIQVSGKAPLGDPIEILIRGYKLTLRKAEAMSITVE, from the coding sequence ATGGCTAGAGGCTTAAATGAAGTTTCTGTGGGAGTTAAAACTAAAGTTACCTCTATATCTAGAGAAAGTAATGTAAGAAGACGTTTAATGGATATGGGTATAGTTCCTGGAATACAGATTCAAGTGTCAGGTAAAGCACCGTTAGGAGATCCTATAGAGATATTAATAAGAGGGTACAAACTTACTCTTAGAAAAGCAGAAGCTATGTCTATTACGGTAGAATAA
- a CDS encoding DUF3793 family protein, with protein MSKDLIREFINTIEKQEDKKYLISTIAYSTAPTIAGEKPSSLVVFKNREIRNLYKYWELYKEEIREQIPLEFYELKHNENMVAVLFYNSEELKKILKEDKNISFLQRFGYIEEMSLKESLNLLSQRYENVCPHEIGIFLGYPVDDVLEFTDCPNKQCLIMGYWKVYHDMEKAKDTFKRYDNAKVKIINLLIQDLNPFRV; from the coding sequence ATGAGCAAGGATTTAATTAGAGAATTTATAAATACCATAGAAAAGCAAGAGGATAAAAAATACTTGATTTCTACTATAGCTTATAGTACAGCACCAACCATTGCTGGAGAAAAACCATCTTCCCTTGTTGTTTTTAAAAATAGAGAAATAAGGAATTTATATAAGTATTGGGAATTATACAAAGAGGAAATAAGAGAACAAATACCGCTAGAGTTTTATGAACTTAAGCATAATGAAAATATGGTCGCTGTGTTGTTTTATAATAGTGAAGAGTTAAAGAAAATTTTAAAAGAAGATAAAAATATAAGTTTTTTACAAAGGTTTGGTTATATAGAAGAAATGAGTTTAAAAGAAAGCTTAAACTTATTAAGTCAAAGATATGAGAATGTATGTCCACATGAGATAGGAATTTTTTTAGGATATCCTGTTGACGATGTGTTGGAATTTACAGATTGCCCTAATAAACAATGCTTAATAATGGGTTATTGGAAAGTGTATCATGATATGGAGAAGGCGAAAGATACTTTTAAAAGGTATGATAATGCTAAAGTAAAGATTATTAATTTACTTATACAAGATTTGAATCCTTTTAGAGTTTAA
- a CDS encoding flavodoxin, with translation MKKINIIYWSGTGNTEAMAKAIAEGAKGDETEVKLINVGEASVDDVINADAVALGCPSMGQEVLEEAEMEPFVESIESKVQGKKMALFGSYGWGDGEWMRNWVERMEGAGADLIEDEGLMANNEPNDEDIQKCKEVGQMLAKA, from the coding sequence ATGAAAAAAATAAATATTATTTATTGGAGTGGAACTGGAAATACAGAAGCTATGGCTAAGGCAATAGCAGAAGGAGCAAAAGGCGATGAAACAGAAGTTAAATTAATAAATGTAGGTGAGGCTTCAGTTGATGATGTTATAAATGCAGATGCAGTTGCACTAGGATGCCCATCTATGGGACAAGAAGTCTTAGAAGAAGCTGAAATGGAACCATTTGTTGAATCTATTGAGTCAAAAGTACAAGGAAAGAAAATGGCATTATTCGGATCTTATGGATGGGGAGACGGAGAATGGATGAGAAATTGGGTAGAAAGAATGGAAGGCGCTGGAGCTGATTTAATAGAAGATGAAGGACTAATGGCAAACAACGAGCCTAATGATGAAGATATACAAAAATGTAAAGAAGTTGGTCAAATGTTAGCAAAAGCATAA
- a CDS encoding DUF3793 family protein, with protein MDNLKKYRFMNMIDNFNNRDYLIATILYSAAPTIAKHKPSYLIIFHNKGKRKLNNIWKIYKEDIYKELNISFYELKNSKDSTAVLFYNDFQMQEVLKDEINIKFLKQYGYKSKMSLKQCLFLLKTRYYYNCPNEIGIFLGYPLEDVIEFMNGNQKKAIIFGYWKVYHNPSYALKIFEKYDLCREKVINLISNKVEFIDILKKI; from the coding sequence ATGGATAATTTAAAAAAATATAGATTCATGAATATGATTGACAATTTTAATAATAGGGATTATTTAATTGCAACGATTTTATACAGTGCTGCACCAACTATAGCAAAGCACAAACCTTCATATCTTATAATTTTTCATAATAAAGGAAAGAGAAAGTTAAATAATATTTGGAAAATCTATAAAGAGGATATCTATAAAGAATTAAATATAAGTTTTTATGAATTGAAAAATAGTAAAGATAGTACTGCGGTTTTATTTTATAATGATTTTCAAATGCAAGAAGTATTAAAAGATGAAATTAATATAAAATTTTTAAAACAATATGGATATAAATCAAAAATGTCATTAAAACAATGTCTTTTTTTATTAAAAACTAGATATTACTATAATTGTCCTAATGAAATAGGAATTTTTTTAGGATATCCGTTAGAGGATGTAATTGAATTCATGAATGGTAATCAAAAGAAGGCTATAATATTTGGGTATTGGAAAGTTTACCATAATCCTAGTTATGCTTTAAAGATATTCGAAAAGTATGATTTATGTAGAGAAAAAGTTATAAATCTAATTAGTAATAAAGTAGAGTTCATAGATATATTGAAGAAAATTTAA
- a CDS encoding DUF362 domain-containing protein, producing MAFKIIDSCVSCGACEPECPVNAITQGEHYYVIDPNTCIDCGACANVCPVGAPIPED from the coding sequence ATGGCTTTTAAAATTATTGATTCCTGTGTAAGCTGTGGAGCATGTGAACCTGAATGTCCTGTTAATGCAATTACTCAAGGTGAACATTATTATGTTATAGATCCCAATACTTGTATAGATTGTGGCGCCTGTGCTAACGTCTGTCCTGTTGGTGCTCCTATACCAGAAGATTAG
- a CDS encoding HD-GYP domain-containing protein yields the protein MERPYFNEIPSFHVFNAFSMALDIAECKSINHAKRIAYISIRLARTLKLSEDKIKNVYYAAALHDIGINNYTRSDILDKRTSWIVHCKKGEHILKRMNLPEEVYIAIKYHHERWDGKGPFELSRYNIPIISQIVSLADEFDSIFDESIDYIKAKDMFTKAIVKNKNKRLSPEVIDGFLEISEGERFWLDCKFNNFDYILNKILPKDMLSINLESLENISEVFAGIIDSKSKFTHNHSRGIANKMHCVTNILGYNQVIQKKAYIAGLLHDLGKIAVPNSILNKNGKLDTYERAIINTHSYYTRLILEQIPGIEDITSWAANHHERVDGKGYPQRLLGYELSDMDKLMCVCDVYQALTEDRPYRKGMEASKAWSIVDDMVIDGALCPSATKKVRLSLE from the coding sequence ATGGAGAGACCGTATTTTAATGAAATACCATCTTTTCATGTATTTAATGCATTTTCTATGGCGTTAGATATAGCAGAGTGTAAAAGTATTAATCATGCTAAAAGAATAGCTTATATTTCTATAAGATTAGCAAGAACTTTAAAATTAAGTGAAGATAAAATTAAAAATGTGTATTATGCAGCAGCATTGCATGATATAGGAATAAACAACTATACTAGAAGTGACATATTAGATAAAAGGACTAGTTGGATAGTTCATTGTAAAAAAGGTGAACATATATTAAAAAGAATGAATTTACCCGAAGAGGTCTATATAGCTATTAAGTATCACCATGAAAGATGGGATGGAAAAGGACCTTTTGAATTATCTAGATATAATATACCAATTATTTCTCAAATAGTTTCACTTGCTGACGAGTTTGATTCTATATTTGATGAAAGTATAGATTATATAAAAGCAAAAGATATGTTTACAAAAGCTATTGTTAAAAATAAAAATAAAAGGTTAAGTCCAGAAGTTATAGACGGCTTTTTAGAAATATCTGAAGGTGAAAGATTTTGGTTAGATTGTAAATTTAATAATTTTGACTATATTTTAAACAAAATTCTCCCTAAAGATATGTTAAGTATTAATTTAGAGTCTTTAGAGAATATTTCAGAAGTTTTTGCGGGCATTATAGATAGTAAGAGTAAATTTACTCATAATCATTCAAGAGGTATAGCCAATAAGATGCATTGTGTTACAAATATATTAGGGTATAATCAAGTCATTCAGAAAAAGGCATATATTGCAGGACTTTTACATGATCTTGGTAAAATTGCAGTTCCCAATAGTATTCTAAATAAAAATGGAAAATTAGATACATATGAGAGAGCTATAATTAACACTCATTCTTATTATACAAGATTAATATTAGAACAAATACCTGGTATAGAAGACATAACTTCATGGGCGGCTAATCACCATGAGAGAGTTGATGGTAAGGGATACCCTCAAAGACTTCTAGGATATGAACTTAGCGATATGGATAAATTAATGTGCGTTTGTGATGTATATCAAGCATTAACTGAAGATAGACCATATAGGAAAGGGATGGAAGCTTCAAAAGCATGGAGTATTGTTGATGATATGGTTATTGATGGTGCTTTATGTCCTTCGGCCACTAAAAAAGTTAGATTATCCCTTGAATAA
- a CDS encoding methyl-accepting chemotaxis protein, with product MRKTQLKCYGIISSILVLNSIILGIILLTIEREALRNTSSDVRISSIISKQAFIIFISTVLIIILVIIVIKRGLGKFDVLYSELNKILNISPDNNENKINGQAEILNNIYTFKNKIKESISCINDGLYETNVVYKNIGLYTSKLNNYYKKNIPTIKGTFEEIKGRTINIESGTEKIIELTEDIHRVTDNIKNIKNKSTEIQELNYESVNAMEELKDKFDINKKAVLNLEDGIEYLNEKSRDIGNIVNVIKGISNKTNLLALNAAIEAARAGEEGKGFAVVAGEIKKLAEQTVIATNNIENIIIEIEEEINTVKMNMDTEVRIVNETCESLELTNKCFENIEESILDMNFGMNILYRQFEGMEENNKIVSKVFEDISKDFNNLFVFNEKLILFIEGQSNDVKNILKNSESLGVIEMNLKDSIKEFNI from the coding sequence ATGAGAAAGACACAGTTAAAATGTTACGGAATTATTAGTAGTATATTAGTTTTAAATTCTATCATTTTAGGGATAATTTTACTTACTATTGAAAGGGAAGCTTTAAGAAATACGTCATCAGATGTACGTATAAGTAGTATAATATCCAAACAAGCATTCATTATTTTTATATCAACCGTTTTGATAATTATATTAGTTATAATAGTGATAAAAAGAGGTTTAGGTAAATTTGATGTATTATATAGTGAGTTAAACAAAATTTTAAATATAAGTCCTGATAATAATGAAAATAAAATTAATGGACAAGCTGAAATTTTAAATAATATATATACTTTTAAAAATAAAATTAAAGAAAGTATATCATGTATAAATGATGGTCTATATGAGACAAATGTAGTATATAAAAATATTGGTTTATATACAAGTAAATTAAATAATTATTATAAGAAAAATATACCTACTATAAAAGGTACATTTGAAGAGATAAAAGGTAGAACAATTAATATTGAATCAGGTACAGAAAAAATTATAGAACTTACAGAAGATATACATAGAGTAACTGATAATATTAAAAATATAAAAAATAAATCTACAGAAATTCAAGAGCTTAATTATGAAAGTGTTAACGCCATGGAGGAATTAAAAGATAAATTTGATATAAATAAAAAAGCGGTTTTAAATTTAGAAGATGGGATTGAATATTTAAATGAAAAGTCAAGAGACATAGGAAACATAGTAAATGTAATAAAAGGAATCTCTAATAAGACTAATTTGCTTGCTTTAAATGCAGCTATAGAAGCTGCGAGGGCTGGTGAAGAAGGAAAAGGATTTGCTGTTGTAGCAGGAGAAATAAAAAAGCTTGCAGAACAGACAGTAATAGCTACTAATAATATAGAAAATATAATTATTGAGATAGAAGAAGAGATAAATACTGTAAAAATGAATATGGATACTGAAGTTAGAATTGTTAATGAAACATGTGAATCTTTAGAATTAACCAATAAATGTTTTGAAAATATCGAAGAATCAATTCTAGATATGAATTTTGGTATGAATATACTTTACAGACAATTTGAAGGAATGGAAGAAAACAATAAAATTGTTTCTAAAGTATTTGAAGATATATCTAAGGATTTCAATAACTTATTTGTTTTTAATGAGAAACTTATTCTATTTATAGAAGGTCAAAGTAATGATGTAAAAAATATATTGAAAAATTCTGAATCTTTAGGTGTAATAGAAATGAATTTAAAGGATAGTATAAAAGAATTTAATATATAA